The DNA region TTTCTCCGCTACCCCCACCTCATCCCCGCACTTTTCAACGTACGTGGGTTCGGGCCTCCAGTGCGTGTTACCGCACCTTCACCCTGGACAGGGGTAGATCACACGGTTTCGGGTCTACGCCTGCAAACTAAATTCGCCCTATTCAGACTCGCTTTCGCTGCGGCTCCGCTTTCTCAGCTTAACCTTGCTTGCAAACGTAACTCGCCGGTTCATTCTACAAAAGGCACGCCATCACCCATATAGAGGGCTCTGACTTCTTGTAAGCACACGGTTTCAGGTTCTCTTTCACTCCCCTTCCGGGGTGCTTTTCACCTTTCCCTCACGGTACTGCTTCACTATCGGTCGCTAGGGAGTATTTAGCCTTACCAGATGGTCCTGGCGGATTCATACGGGGTTTCACGTGCCCCGCACTACTCGGGATCCGTCTCGGAGGGCGGAGACTTTCGATTACAGGGCTTTTACCTTCTCTGGCCGGCCTTTCCAGACCTGTTCGTCTAACCTCCGCTTTTGTAACTCCATGTGAGACGTCCCACAACCCCGAAGAGCAAGCTCTTCGGTTTAGGCTAATCCGCGTTCGCTCGCCGCTACTGACGGAATCACTATTGTTTTCTCTTCCTCAGGGTACTTAGATGTTTCAGTTCCCCTGGTATGCCTCTTCACCACCTATGGATTCAGTGATGAGTGACTAGGTATTACCCTAGCCGGGTTTCCCCATTCGGACATCCCCGGATCGATGCTTGCTTACAGCTCCCCGAGGCAGTTTCGTTGTTCGCCACGTCCTTCTTCGGCTCCTAGCGCCTAGGCATCCTCCGTGTGCTCTTAGTAGCTTAACCATGATTTTTCCCGAAGGAAAATATCAAACCACTAATATCTTCACTTGTTTTGACACAAGTTCAGCTAAAAGGATTGTTCTAAAACGCAAATTTCGTTTCGTTATCCAGTTTTCAAGGATCAAGTTTCTTCGCCGTTTTACCGGCGGAAGAATATCTTATCATCTCCTGCCTTACCGTTCAACCGGTAAGTGTTGGAAGGATAAGCTTGAGAGTTGAACTCTCAAAACTGACCAACGAGTGAGTAACAGGCCTAAGACCTGATTTTGTATTTGTACCGTTCCGTAACAGGAACGAGGTACTCCATAGAAAGGAGGTGATCCAGCCGCACCTTCCGATACGGCTACCTTGTTACGACTTCACCCCAATCATCTACCCCACCTTCGGCGGCTGGCCCCTTGCGGTTACCTCACCGACTTCGGGTGTTGTAAACTCTCGTGGTGTGACGGGCGGTGTGTACAAGACCCGGGAACGTATTCACCGCGGCATGCTGATCCGCGATTACTAGCAATTCCGACTTCATGCAGGCGAGTTGCAGCCTGCAATCCGAACTGAGACCGGCTTTTCTAGGATTCGCTCCATCTCACGACTTCGCTTCCCGTTGTACCGGCCATTGTAGTACGTGTGTAGCCCAGGTCATAAGGGGCATGATGATTTGACGTCATCCCCACCTTCCTCCGGTTTGTCACCGGCAGTCACTCTAGAGTGCCCAACTTCACTTGCTGGCAACTAAAGTCAAGGGTTGCGCTCGTTGCGGGACTTAACCCAACATCTCACGACACGAGCTGACGACAACCATGCACCACCTGTCTCCTCTGTCCCGAAGGAAAGCCATATCTCTACAGCGGTCAGAGGGATGTCAAGACCTGGTAAGGTTCTTCGCGTTGCTTCGAATTAAACCACATACTCCACTGCTTGTGCGGGTCCCCGTCAATTCCTTTGAGTTTCAGCCTTGCGGCCGTACTCCCCAGGCGGAGTGCTTAATGTGTTTACTTCGGCACCAAGGGTATCGAAACCCCTAACACCTAGCACTCATCGTTTACGGCGTGGACTACCAGGGTATCTAATCCTGTTTGCTCCCCACGCTTTCGCGCCTCAGCGTCAGTTACAGCCCAGAGAGTCGCCTTCGCCACTGGTGTTCCTCCACATCTCTACGCATTTCACCGCTACACGTGGAATTCCACTCTCCTCTTCTGCACTCAAGCCGTCCAGTTTCCAGTGCGACCCGGAGTTGAGCCCCAGGATTATACACCAGACTTAAACAGCCGCCTGCGCGCGCTTTACGCCCAATAATTCCGGACAACGCTTGCCCCCTACGTATTACCGCGGCTGCTGGCACGTAGTTAGCCGGGGCTTTCTTCTCAGGTACCGTCACTCTCCTGGCAGTTACTCCAGAAGACGTTCTTCCCTGGCAACAGAGCTTTACGATCCGAAAACCTTCATCACTCACGCGGCGTTGCTCCGTCAGACTTTCGTCCATTGCGGAAGATTCCCTACTGCTGCCTCCCGTAGGAGTCTGGGCCGTGTCTCAGTCCCAGTGTGGCCGTTCACCCTCTCAGGTCGGCTACGCATCGTCGCCTTGGTGAGCCGTTACCCCACCAACTAGCTAATGCGCCGCAGGCCCATCCGTAAGTGACAGATTGCTCCGCCTTTCCCAAGTCTCCCATGCGGAAGACTTGATTATCCGGTATTAGCTACCGTTTCCGGTAGTTATCCCGGTCTTACGGGCAGGTTGCCTACGTGTTACTCACCCGTCCGCCGCTAACCGTCAGGAGTGCAAGCACTCCATCAGGTCCGCTCGACTTGCATGTATTAGGCACGCCGCCAGCGTTCGTCCTGAGCCAGGATCAAACTCTCCAATAAAGGTTGAATGAACGAATCATCCAAGTTTATTCGAAAGAGCGATTAGCTCAATCAGTTACTGACGAGAATTTTAATTCTCATTTATACTCACTCGTTGTTCAGTTTTCAAAGATCAACTTCTTTTTCATTGCCGCCTCAATATCTCGTTCGCAGCAGCAACTCTTATAATATATCACGTTTAATTCATCAATGCAAGAGTTTTTTTAAATCAAATATTTCCAAGCGAATTGCGGCCTCCTTATTAGGAAAACCTCTCTTGCAGCGACGTTTATTAATATACCGCATCCAGCAGCCAAAGACAACCGGGAAATCGTTCCTAAGGAACCGAAATACCCTGGGGATGCCAGAGTCAACCAAACGGAGAAGATTAAACATCTTGAGCCGGTTTGGTAAAACTAGTTTGGCAAAGCCGGTTTGGCGGCGCATCGGAAACGTATCGTTTTGCCCCGTCCGTTGCCGAATGCGCTGTCCGGCTGCTCCAGCTTCAATCGATTTCCGCCAACATCTTTAAAGTTCGTTGACTCAATCCGCCCAACCTCCAAATGGCGATACGATGGCACCCGGCTTCGCGCGCCGTCACAATCCAACTGCGCAAAGTTACGCCGTCAGCATACCAAACGGTCGTCTCGCCTCCGTCAGCGTCCGTATATTTAAAATGAAGGCTTCCGCTGGCTTTGTCGCGCTCCACTCCGTCTTTACTCAATTCGGAAAGCCCGTCGGCTTCCTTCTCGGTGACCGCCGCAACCTCTCCTTTTTCATTCCAGGCAAATCCCCCCGTAGCTAGGGCCAGACGCTTGTTTCCCGGGATACACTCCGTTTTGCCGACAAGCTCTTTAATGAACTTTTTGTCCGCTTTAGGTCCGGGACCGCTGTGCGAGCCATACAAATTGTAAGCCATCACCACATATTCGGGCCCCTTCGGCAGCTTCAACCTTTTTAGCGGCGCACCCGGCTCCAGTACAACCCGCAATTTACGTCCGTTCTGAAGCAGTTCCTGATACAATTCGTTGTAAAAAGCGACCACACCGTTCCAATCGCCGTCCTTGATTTTCTCGTAATCAATTTCCACGCCATCCAGATCAAGCTGATCGACCAGGTTCAAAATTTCCCGGATATGCTCCCGGCGGGCTTCCCCGCTTTGGGTTAAACGTTTCGTCAGATCGGAGTCCTTTTGCACGACCGAGCCATCTTCGCTCCTCAGGTCATTGACGATCGTCAAAAACAGCCCGCCATCGGCTTGGCGAAGGGAGGCGTCATTCGCCAAGCTATCCCGAAACGTATCCGCTAAATAAAGATGCCCCGACGCATCGAAATAAGCCGCAAACATCTGCAGTTCTGATAAGCGGGAACCTAACACGCCGTAGTCTTCCTCTCCGGAATCCTGCTGCCAATCTACGATCCAAGCAGACAAATCGGCGGGCCGGCCAACGTTCTCCTGAATGGCATTTACCCGGCCTTCCGCTCTGTTTATATAGATGTAATAGATCCCCCCGCATACAATGACGATCATAGCGACGGCCACAATGAATAATGACGATTTTCGTATAAACAGGCTCTTAAACAAAAGGCGCGACTCCTCTTCTTTTAATTAAAATCAGTCCGCTTGTCCCCCTAGTACGAAATACGGAAGCTCTAGCGTTGCCTGAAATCCTTCGTTTAGATCGCTTGCAAGCAGAAGTCTGCCGCCATGCGCCGTTGCAATCCGCGCAACCATCGGCAAGCCTAGCCCATGGCCGTGTTTCCTTGAACGCTTGCGGGTTGACGAATACGGCAGCTTCAGCAAGTCCGGCAGTTCGGAACGCTCCGTCCCTTGGCCATCATCCGATACGATCAAGAGGCACCTGGAGCGTTCCGGATCACTTGCCGTACGTAAGACGATCCGGCAGCCTTGCGGATTATGGATGATACTATTTTGTACTAAATTCGATACGGCGCGCAACAGCAGCTTTTCATCCGCCCGCACCTTTATTTTCTCGTCATTCAATTGCAGCTCAATAGCATACCTGTCCGTATCCAACCCCTGATTGAGAAAGTCGGAAGCTGCCTGTCTGACGACCGCGGACACACGTAGCTCTTTGATGCTCAAAGGCTGCATTTCATATTCCAGCATGGAGACCAGGTTCAAGTCATGGATCAGGGAACGCAGCTTCTCGCCTTGCCGGCGAATGATTCCCGCTTGCTGCCGCTGTTCCAAGGGCAAATCCGGGTGCTCCTCCAAATCGCTGGCATAACCCAGGATCATCGACAACGGGGTACGGACATCGTGCGAAATCCCGGCGATCCAATTGGAACGCGCTTCATCCTTCGCTTTAAGCGCCCTGTTCTGTTCCCGCAGCATTCTGGATGCGGCATTGATACTGTCCGCCAAATCTCGGAAAATACTTTTGGCTTTAACCTGGATCGGCTCTTGCTTTGTCAGTCCGTAGATCCCGTTGACCAGCGGCTTTATGCTTCGCATGCACCACGCGCCCAAGCAGACCGACAACACGATAAACAAAACCAGATTACATACCAGCAAAAGGACAAGCCGGAGCGGCAGCGATTGAATCCAATCTTTGAAATAGCTGACTTGGTATTTTGCATAGGTATTTTGCGGATACCCCACTACAAGCAGCCCGGCGCCTTTCTCCCAGACGAATACCGGGTAATCCAGCAGATAATGGCGCGAAAACTTGGCTACATCCACGATGCTGTACGTGCGCGGAAGCTGTTTAGGCAACCGGTATTCCCAGACGACTTCCCCTTTTGAATCGAGCAGCATGGCCCAAGCTTCATGTTCATCCAGCAGCTTCGCCGCCGGGGCGGCAAGCCGATAACGATCCGGGTGAACCTCCAGTTGTTCCGCTACTTCCTTAACCACCGACTCCGGGTTCCGCTGTTTATTTTCGCTAAATACGATCGTGCTTAGCAGCACCAGATTAAAGGCCATAAGCAAGAGGGAAAGCAGCATGGTAGCGCCGATAAACCGCCTAAGCATCGTCATGACTCCCTGCATTACGGCGCCTCCTTCACCTGTAGCTTATACCCCAATCCCCTGACCGTGAGCAGATGCCGCGGACGCGACGGATCGGCTTCAATTTTTTCCCGGATGCGGCGAATGTGCACCATCAGCGTGTTTTCGTAACTAAAGCTGTCATCTCCCCATACCGCCTGGCAAATGGCATCCGACGTGACGATCCGGCCTTCGTTCTCGTAAAGCTTCAATAGAAGCATGCGCTCCTTGGCCGTTAACGGCAATTCCTCTTGATTGCGCCTTACAGCAGCACTTTCCAGATCAATCTCAATATCCCCCAGACAAAACGCGGGCAAACGTTCCGGCGCAGCGGAAGCAAAAGTCCGTTTCAAAATGGCCTGCAAACGCAAAAGCAACTCGCGCGGCAAAAACGGTTTAACCAAATAATCGTCCGCTCCGAGCCCCAGCCCCAGCAGCCGATCCTCGTCTTCCCCCCGGGCGGACAACATCAATACGGGCATCTCGGAAAACGTACGGATTGCGCTTAACAGACCAAAGCCGTCCCCATCAGGAAGCATCACGTCCAGGATGGCGATATCCGGCTTGTCCGTCCGGCATATGGCTAGCGCCGCAGCGCAGCTCTCCGCCCGGTATATGCGAAAATAACCTTCCTTGCGCAAAAAACGTTCGATCATCACGCGTATTTCCGGCTCATCGTCCACAATGAGTATTTTTTTGTCTTTTAAATTTTCCATGCATTCTCACCCGTTCTCATTATACATGGTAGACGGGCTTCGCCCCCCCCGGAATCGCGCGATTTAAGGTTGTCGTAAGGTTGCCGTAAGCCCCGCGAAAGGTACGGACTATAAAGTGAAAAGAAAACAACATAAAAACGGAGTTGAATGAACAATGAATTCCCGGGCGCTGATCGCAACGCATAACTTGTCCAAAATGTACAATGGGGTCTATCGGGTAAACAAAGTTAATCTTGCCGTTCCGGAAGGGGAAATTTTCGGTTTCCTCGGGCCGAACGGTGCGGGAAAATCAACCTCTCTCAAAATGCTGCTTGGCCTGATCAAGCCGACGGAAGGCGAGGTGAGAGTTTTCGGCCGCGAACTGGCCAAAGATCGCAGGTCCATCCTCAAACAGATCGGCTCATTGATTGAATCGCCATCTTATTACGGTCATTTGACGGGCTGGGAGAACCTGAAAATCATGCAGCGTCTGCACGATGCGCCGGCCAAAAATTTATACGAGGTTTTGCGTATCGTCCGGCTGGAAAAACAAAAAGACAAGCGGGTCGACCATTACTCGCTCGGCATGAAGCAGCGGCTGGGAATCGCCATGGCGCTGCTTGCCTTTCCAAGGCTGCTCATCCTCGACGAGCCTACCAATGGACTCGATCCTGCGGGAATTTTGGAAATCAGGGAACTGATCAAATCGCTGCCCGCGCGTTATGGAATGACCATAATGTTATCCAGCCACCTGCTTTCGGAAATCGAGCAAATCGCCAGCTCGGTGGGAATTATCAGCAACGGCCAACTGCTGTTCCAAGGGACCATGGGGCAGCTCCAGGCCAAAACGAAAGTCTCCATCTCCTTAAAAACTTCCGACAACCAAGCGGCGGAACGCTTGCTCTTAAAACACGGCTTTCAAGCCTCTTCCAGGGGTCCGCGCCTGCTGTTCGACCATCTTGACGATACTTTAACCGCGCAGGTCAACCGCTTGTTGGTCGACAGCGGACTCGACGTGTTCAGAATCGAGGAGCGAAAAAAAAGCCTGGAAGATATTTTTCTGGAGCTGACGGGAAAGGAGCGCAGTCTGTAATGAAGGAACTGACTTTAGAGTTTTTTAAGCTGCGCCGCAAAAAAATCGGATGGATGATTGCGATCTTTTTGGCCGCCGAAGTACTGTGGATCTTCATGATCACCAGCTACACGCTTGCCCGCCATCCCGAAAACGTCGGATGGGAATACGTCCTATTGATGCTTTCCACGCTGAACGGACTTTTTCTTCCCATCATTTCGGCCGTGGTCGTTTCCCGCCTCTGCGATATGGAACATAAGGGAACGACGTGGAAGATGCTGATGGCAACCAACGTCAGCCGCAGCCGCATCTACTTGGCCAAGTGGATTTGCGCCAATACGCTGCTGCTCTGCGGAGCCGCTTTCCAGATAGGCGCCTTATCGGCTTTCGGGGTACTTAAAAATTTCTCAGATCCGCTGCCGCTCGCGCTGTTGGTCCGCCTTCTGGCCGGCACGCTCCTGACAAACCTTGCCGTCACCGCGCTGCAGCAATGGATTTCCCTCACGTTCAAAAACCAGACCTTTGCGCTGACGCTCGGCATGGCCGGCGGCTTTTTAGGCGTTACGGCCAGTTTCTTTCCCGCGTCCATTCGCAAGTTATTCGTCTGGTCCTACTATACGGAAATGTCTCCTATCGGCATGTCTTATAACGCCTTGGCGGAAACCAGCCGCTATTTCGTGTTGCCTGCGCAAGCCGGAAACTGGGTGGCCGCTCTGCTGATGATTGCGATATTCTATACGGCCGGATGCCTTCACGCATCCCGCCAAGAAATATAAGGAGGTTTCCCATGATCCGAAGCATTGGCGCCGAATGGCTCAAACTGCGCCGTGGACGTATCTGGATAACGATGACCGTGTTGCCCGTACTCAGCTTGTCCATCGGTTGCTTCAACTACTATTCCAATCAGGAGATTCTAAACCAAGCATGGTATAGCTTGTGGACTCAAGTCAGCCTGTTTTACGGCGAATTTTTCTTTCCCGTTCTCATCGCCATTTGCTGCGCGTATATGTGCAGGCTGGAGCATGTCAACCGGAATTGGAACCTAGTGCATACCGCCCCTGTCTCCGCCGCCAGCATTTACTTCGGCAAACTGTCCGCCGTTGCGGTTTTGATTTTTGGCGTTCAAACTTTGTTTACCGCCTTATATATACTCGC from Paenibacillus macerans includes:
- a CDS encoding glycosyl hydrolase family 18 protein, translating into MFKSLFIRKSSLFIVAVAMIVIVCGGIYYIYINRAEGRVNAIQENVGRPADLSAWIVDWQQDSGEEDYGVLGSRLSELQMFAAYFDASGHLYLADTFRDSLANDASLRQADGGLFLTIVNDLRSEDGSVVQKDSDLTKRLTQSGEARREHIREILNLVDQLDLDGVEIDYEKIKDGDWNGVVAFYNELYQELLQNGRKLRVVLEPGAPLKRLKLPKGPEYVVMAYNLYGSHSGPGPKADKKFIKELVGKTECIPGNKRLALATGGFAWNEKGEVAAVTEKEADGLSELSKDGVERDKASGSLHFKYTDADGGETTVWYADGVTLRSWIVTAREAGCHRIAIWRLGGLSQRTLKMLAEID
- a CDS encoding ABC transporter ATP-binding protein, with translation MNSRALIATHNLSKMYNGVYRVNKVNLAVPEGEIFGFLGPNGAGKSTSLKMLLGLIKPTEGEVRVFGRELAKDRRSILKQIGSLIESPSYYGHLTGWENLKIMQRLHDAPAKNLYEVLRIVRLEKQKDKRVDHYSLGMKQRLGIAMALLAFPRLLILDEPTNGLDPAGILEIRELIKSLPARYGMTIMLSSHLLSEIEQIASSVGIISNGQLLFQGTMGQLQAKTKVSISLKTSDNQAAERLLLKHGFQASSRGPRLLFDHLDDTLTAQVNRLLVDSGLDVFRIEERKKSLEDIFLELTGKERSL
- a CDS encoding response regulator transcription factor produces the protein MENLKDKKILIVDDEPEIRVMIERFLRKEGYFRIYRAESCAAALAICRTDKPDIAILDVMLPDGDGFGLLSAIRTFSEMPVLMLSARGEDEDRLLGLGLGADDYLVKPFLPRELLLRLQAILKRTFASAAPERLPAFCLGDIEIDLESAAVRRNQEELPLTAKERMLLLKLYENEGRIVTSDAICQAVWGDDSFSYENTLMVHIRRIREKIEADPSRPRHLLTVRGLGYKLQVKEAP
- a CDS encoding sensor histidine kinase is translated as MQGVMTMLRRFIGATMLLSLLLMAFNLVLLSTIVFSENKQRNPESVVKEVAEQLEVHPDRYRLAAPAAKLLDEHEAWAMLLDSKGEVVWEYRLPKQLPRTYSIVDVAKFSRHYLLDYPVFVWEKGAGLLVVGYPQNTYAKYQVSYFKDWIQSLPLRLVLLLVCNLVLFIVLSVCLGAWCMRSIKPLVNGIYGLTKQEPIQVKAKSIFRDLADSINAASRMLREQNRALKAKDEARSNWIAGISHDVRTPLSMILGYASDLEEHPDLPLEQRQQAGIIRRQGEKLRSLIHDLNLVSMLEYEMQPLSIKELRVSAVVRQAASDFLNQGLDTDRYAIELQLNDEKIKVRADEKLLLRAVSNLVQNSIIHNPQGCRIVLRTASDPERSRCLLIVSDDGQGTERSELPDLLKLPYSSTRKRSRKHGHGLGLPMVARIATAHGGRLLLASDLNEGFQATLELPYFVLGGQAD
- a CDS encoding ABC transporter permease encodes the protein MKELTLEFFKLRRKKIGWMIAIFLAAEVLWIFMITSYTLARHPENVGWEYVLLMLSTLNGLFLPIISAVVVSRLCDMEHKGTTWKMLMATNVSRSRIYLAKWICANTLLLCGAAFQIGALSAFGVLKNFSDPLPLALLVRLLAGTLLTNLAVTALQQWISLTFKNQTFALTLGMAGGFLGVTASFFPASIRKLFVWSYYTEMSPIGMSYNALAETSRYFVLPAQAGNWVAALLMIAIFYTAGCLHASRQEI
- a CDS encoding ABC transporter permease; translation: MIRSIGAEWLKLRRGRIWITMTVLPVLSLSIGCFNYYSNQEILNQAWYSLWTQVSLFYGEFFFPVLIAICCAYMCRLEHVNRNWNLVHTAPVSAASIYFGKLSAVAVLIFGVQTLFTALYILAGLLLSLPLADLPAELAGWALRGWIAAISIASMQLFFSFRIRSFALPVGISICCSMLGLGLYILNMRFFFPFSLLTTGMGVLDQNGLTGPENGLFVFINAVYISVFSAMAIHRLRTADVVTA